One region of Nitrospinaceae bacterium genomic DNA includes:
- a CDS encoding capsular polysaccharide biosynthesis protein, with amino-acid sequence MTLARPLLTQWLATVYVAGFSMGMTFFLGRVFGPEVFGKYSYIITLASLFALLQDGGFRTLIFREFTSSSQPEKTDALVPIAFGHLLMATALGGFLVFIFPFTDRVLLFLAVTSFALATAANFFSSILKGQGNFNREAWWRVTVRSLTGFTILGFIFLISLKLEWVFVGWIAGFLVALIFQRAYPLKKMLLARPDPQIYRSVVALLTIDVATLIYFKIDIVMLRHMDGTLDQVGFYAASSRILEGVMFILFPFANVFFRELRLQANDPEKFLRLTQKLIFYAVILTMLIVPLGLFFSDGIVLLCFGPDFQPGAGLLYWLFFSLFFMIPNLVLTQGALAINREKFYALGACGAALLNMILNYFLIPVYGARGAAFGTIATEAFLLAFMGSGICFWYWKRGRLKGES; translated from the coding sequence ATGACTCTGGCCCGACCTTTATTGACGCAATGGCTGGCAACCGTATATGTTGCCGGATTCTCCATGGGGATGACTTTTTTTCTGGGAAGGGTGTTCGGCCCGGAGGTTTTCGGAAAATACAGTTACATCATCACCCTGGCTTCGCTTTTCGCTCTGCTGCAGGATGGCGGTTTTCGGACTTTGATATTCCGGGAGTTTACCTCTTCCTCTCAACCTGAAAAAACGGACGCGTTGGTTCCGATCGCTTTTGGTCATTTACTGATGGCCACGGCGCTGGGTGGTTTTCTCGTCTTCATCTTCCCTTTTACGGATCGCGTTTTGCTCTTTCTCGCTGTCACATCGTTCGCCCTGGCGACGGCGGCTAATTTCTTTTCCTCCATCCTGAAGGGTCAGGGCAATTTCAATCGTGAAGCCTGGTGGCGGGTCACCGTTCGTTCCCTGACAGGTTTCACTATTTTAGGGTTCATCTTTCTTATTTCTCTTAAGCTGGAATGGGTATTTGTTGGATGGATTGCCGGGTTTCTGGTTGCGTTAATTTTTCAACGCGCTTATCCTCTCAAAAAAATGCTTCTGGCCAGGCCCGACCCGCAAATCTATCGCTCAGTGGTGGCTTTGTTGACCATTGATGTTGCGACTCTGATTTATTTCAAAATTGACATCGTGATGCTCCGACATATGGACGGCACCCTGGATCAAGTCGGTTTTTACGCGGCGTCATCCCGAATTCTGGAAGGGGTGATGTTCATTCTCTTTCCCTTCGCCAATGTATTTTTTCGCGAACTGCGCCTGCAAGCGAATGACCCGGAAAAATTCCTTCGACTGACGCAAAAACTGATATTTTATGCCGTTATCCTTACAATGTTGATCGTTCCTCTGGGACTATTTTTCAGCGATGGCATCGTTCTTCTATGTTTTGGTCCGGACTTCCAACCGGGAGCCGGGCTCTTGTACTGGTTATTTTTTTCCTTATTTTTCATGATTCCCAATCTGGTTCTCACCCAGGGAGCCCTCGCCATCAACCGGGAAAAATTTTATGCTCTTGGCGCGTGCGGAGCGGCTTTGTTAAACATGATTTTAAATTATTTTCTAATCCCTGTTTACG
- a CDS encoding capsular polysaccharide biosynthesis protein, whose protein sequence is MRRFLQNNLLILVLLNSSNLFNYLFQLVVGRALTPSDYGSFNALNSMAVILAAPVAVLPLVFSRYTIKLAQAGLGQVKSLLVEGLRGMIIIVGGSLLFGISIIPWLKNYLHLDTSLPILIMLVQLALALVLPVFLGILQGLHRFFPFGLGFSSISLGRFLAGCLLVLVLSWGVNGALLAGAIGTCFAISIAFWSTRDILREQGSPLPHGFFKEMGKYAFPVFISTTMVMALGNLDIVLVRHYCQPEEAGLYATAAILGRIALFLPGVLITVLFPEAAKVEAKGHEDSRILWVSLGLTALLGGSFALACTFWPEQIIVLLFGAKYQAAAELLKVISLAMAMLAIANVIFTYCLARSEFKFLWPLASGVAMMLSLIFFFHDSALTIAKMVLFSIGVILIGTLSWYFLRSARPATSP, encoded by the coding sequence ATGCGTAGGTTCCTGCAAAACAACCTTCTCATTCTGGTTCTCCTCAATTCCAGCAACCTGTTCAATTACCTATTCCAGCTTGTAGTGGGAAGAGCGCTGACTCCGTCGGACTACGGCAGTTTTAACGCCTTGAACTCCATGGCGGTTATCCTGGCGGCCCCGGTGGCCGTTCTGCCACTGGTATTTTCCCGCTACACGATCAAGCTCGCTCAAGCTGGTCTGGGGCAAGTAAAGAGTCTGCTTGTTGAGGGCTTGCGTGGGATGATTATTATCGTGGGAGGCTCGTTGCTCTTTGGTATTTCCATCATTCCCTGGTTGAAGAACTATCTCCACTTGGACACCAGTCTTCCCATTCTGATCATGCTGGTCCAACTGGCTTTGGCTCTCGTGCTTCCCGTATTTCTTGGCATATTGCAGGGGTTGCATCGTTTTTTCCCGTTTGGGCTTGGATTCAGCAGCATCAGTCTGGGACGATTTCTGGCCGGCTGTTTACTGGTTCTTGTCTTGTCATGGGGAGTCAACGGGGCCCTGCTGGCCGGGGCTATCGGTACGTGTTTCGCCATATCGATTGCCTTTTGGTCCACACGGGACATCCTCAGGGAACAGGGAAGCCCGCTCCCGCACGGCTTTTTTAAAGAAATGGGGAAATACGCGTTTCCGGTTTTTATTTCCACCACAATGGTCATGGCGCTTGGCAATCTGGACATCGTGCTGGTCCGTCACTATTGTCAGCCGGAAGAAGCCGGGCTTTATGCAACCGCAGCGATTTTAGGGAGAATCGCATTATTTCTGCCTGGAGTTCTTATCACCGTCCTTTTTCCGGAAGCGGCTAAGGTTGAGGCAAAAGGTCATGAGGATTCGAGAATCCTTTGGGTCAGTCTGGGGTTGACGGCTCTTTTGGGCGGAAGTTTTGCGCTGGCCTGCACTTTTTGGCCGGAACAAATCATTGTTCTTCTTTTTGGCGCAAAATACCAGGCTGCCGCCGAACTGCTGAAAGTCATCAGCCTGGCAATGGCGATGCTTGCTATAGCGAACGTCATTTTCACCTATTGTCTGGCTCGGTCCGAGTTTAAATTTCTCTGGCCCTTAGCATCAGGAGTGGCAATGATGTTGTCTCTCATTTTCTTTTTCCACGACTCAGCACTCACCATCGCCAAAATGGTTTTATTTTCCATTGGAGTGATTCTCATCGGAACGCTTTCCTGGTATTTTCTTCGCTCCGCCCGTCCCGCAACTTCTCCATGA
- the nolO gene encoding hypothetical protein has protein sequence MAKGKLNMYILGITAPISWNNAAVLIKDGQLLAAAEEERFTRVKHAPRVPPINAAKFCMDYAGIDLEHIDYIAVGFRSPLDYLIRDLKSEILGLRFNTVHLQIGSAVEYFIQLSKLKTSFERLYPKVRKKRWVFIPHHISHAASACRVAGFPETNVLSLDGNGEDDSGGLFSFKRGKLSPLRKVRIEESLGALYSHTTDVLGFMRHSHEGKTMGLAPYGKPEISLDEFFKVSNGWYEVKPRWIANFHRRFGPPRKPDEPLTEDHKNLAASIQTKLEEIAIQIAKTLKQMSPSSSLALAGGVTLNCDMNAKFLTEGIAKDIYIQPAAHDAGTALGAAMELNARLGGRTDFVMDHAYWGPEYSNDEIESYLKESKLNYQFHDQIESVTAKLLAEGKIIGWFQGRMEWGPRALGARSILAHPGLPGMKDKVNLEVKNREAWRPFAPSILEEEVPNYIENPSPSPFMLLTFVVRKEKRDALAAAMHVDNTARVQSVSKKTNPRYHSLIREFQKLTDIAALLNTSFNDKGEPVVMTPKDALRTFSSTGLDALAIGNFLIKKPDRKS, from the coding sequence ATGGCTAAAGGAAAACTAAATATGTATATTCTTGGAATTACTGCGCCGATTTCCTGGAACAACGCCGCGGTCCTTATAAAAGACGGACAGCTCCTGGCCGCAGCCGAGGAAGAGCGATTCACCCGGGTCAAGCACGCTCCACGGGTTCCTCCCATAAACGCCGCAAAGTTCTGTATGGACTATGCGGGAATCGACCTGGAACATATCGATTATATTGCCGTGGGATTTCGCAGTCCTCTTGATTATCTAATCAGAGATTTAAAATCTGAAATTCTAGGATTGCGTTTCAATACGGTCCACTTGCAAATCGGCTCCGCAGTTGAATATTTTATTCAGCTTTCAAAGTTGAAAACGAGTTTTGAGCGACTTTATCCCAAAGTCAGAAAAAAACGCTGGGTATTTATTCCTCACCACATTTCCCATGCGGCCAGTGCTTGCCGAGTGGCTGGGTTCCCGGAAACCAATGTGCTCTCTCTGGATGGAAATGGAGAGGATGATTCCGGAGGCTTATTCAGTTTTAAAAGAGGCAAACTCTCCCCGCTTAGAAAAGTCCGGATCGAAGAATCATTAGGTGCCCTGTACAGCCATACTACGGATGTACTTGGTTTCATGCGCCACAGCCACGAAGGAAAAACAATGGGATTGGCTCCCTATGGAAAACCTGAAATCTCATTGGATGAATTTTTTAAGGTTTCAAACGGCTGGTATGAAGTCAAACCCCGATGGATCGCTAATTTTCACCGACGATTTGGCCCGCCACGCAAACCGGATGAACCTCTTACTGAAGATCATAAAAACCTTGCGGCTTCAATACAAACGAAACTTGAAGAAATCGCGATACAAATAGCCAAGACTTTAAAACAAATGTCCCCATCATCCTCCCTCGCCCTGGCAGGAGGCGTCACTCTGAATTGCGACATGAACGCAAAATTTCTGACCGAGGGAATCGCAAAAGACATCTATATCCAACCTGCCGCACACGATGCAGGAACCGCTCTGGGAGCGGCCATGGAGCTGAACGCACGTTTGGGGGGAAGAACCGATTTCGTGATGGATCATGCCTACTGGGGTCCGGAATACTCGAACGATGAAATTGAAAGCTATCTTAAGGAATCCAAACTGAATTACCAGTTCCATGATCAAATAGAATCGGTCACTGCCAAGCTGCTTGCGGAGGGAAAAATCATCGGCTGGTTTCAAGGCCGGATGGAATGGGGACCTCGTGCTCTTGGGGCAAGATCCATTCTCGCCCACCCCGGTTTACCCGGGATGAAAGACAAGGTCAATCTGGAAGTGAAAAACCGTGAAGCCTGGCGGCCGTTCGCGCCCTCCATTCTGGAGGAAGAAGTTCCGAACTATATCGAAAATCCCTCTCCGTCTCCTTTCATGCTTTTAACGTTCGTCGTCCGTAAAGAAAAAAGGGACGCGCTTGCGGCGGCGATGCATGTCGACAACACGGCCCGGGTGCAATCGGTGTCCAAAAAAACCAATCCTCGCTACCATTCCTTGATCCGTGAGTTTCAGAAACTGACCGATATCGCGGCACTGCTTAATACTTCTTTCAACGACAAGGGAGAACCTGTGGTCATGACCCCGAAGGACGCACTTCGCACGTTTTCTTCGACAGGCCTGGACGCTCTGGCCATTGGCAACTTTCTTATTAAGAAACCTGACAGGAAATCTTAA
- the galE gene encoding UDP-glucose 4-epimerase: MSRIVVTGGAGFIGSYLCKELVKQGHTVICIDLSDGDRLKEIRSHPKFTFIRDSILNHTMLEREIRQSELIFHLAAIADPMVYVTEPLTTLQLDLKASIDIFEMAASNGIKVAFASTSEVYGRNPKVPWKEDDERVLGSTRINRWSYSTAKSACEHYCYAYGQQRGLKFVIYRFFNIYGPLLDTLGNGRAIPIMLQQFLMNEPVTIHGDGKQTRSFTYIDDAVTAVADLAFSEKAEGEVFNVGCGVETTILELATMMKEVVNSSSELIFVPHEKVFGKSYEDIPRRVPDVTKIRDVIGWKATTSLKEGLARTISYYQSESKKGLSI; the protein is encoded by the coding sequence ATGAGTCGTATTGTTGTAACAGGAGGTGCCGGCTTTATAGGCTCCTACCTTTGTAAGGAACTGGTGAAACAGGGGCATACCGTAATCTGTATTGACCTATCGGACGGGGACCGGCTCAAGGAAATTCGCAGCCATCCCAAGTTCACTTTCATCCGGGATTCCATCCTCAACCACACCATGCTGGAGCGGGAGATTAGGCAGTCCGAATTAATTTTTCACCTGGCCGCGATTGCAGATCCCATGGTGTATGTGACCGAACCGCTGACCACGTTACAACTGGATTTAAAAGCCTCCATCGATATTTTTGAAATGGCCGCATCGAATGGGATAAAAGTGGCCTTTGCTTCCACTTCGGAAGTATATGGACGCAATCCCAAGGTGCCCTGGAAGGAAGACGACGAACGGGTTCTGGGAAGCACCCGGATCAACCGCTGGAGTTACTCTACGGCAAAATCGGCCTGTGAACATTATTGTTATGCCTATGGACAACAAAGAGGGCTCAAGTTTGTCATTTACCGTTTTTTCAATATTTATGGCCCTCTGCTCGACACGCTTGGAAATGGAAGAGCCATTCCCATCATGCTGCAACAGTTTCTTATGAATGAACCTGTCACCATTCATGGAGACGGAAAACAAACCCGTAGTTTCACCTACATTGATGATGCGGTCACCGCCGTTGCGGACCTGGCGTTTTCCGAAAAAGCTGAGGGAGAAGTTTTCAACGTGGGATGTGGAGTAGAAACCACTATTCTGGAGCTGGCAACCATGATGAAGGAGGTGGTAAACTCCTCGTCCGAACTGATATTTGTGCCTCATGAAAAAGTTTTTGGAAAAAGTTACGAAGATATCCCAAGACGTGTTCCAGATGTCACAAAAATACGAGACGTCATTGGGTGGAAAGCGACCACCTCTTTGAAAGAGGGTCTCGCTCGTACAATTAGCTATTATCAGTCGGAGTCAAAAAAGGGGCTTTCAATTTAG